The region TCATCACATATACCGAAATCGTAATGGTCGACTTTGGCGAGAGTTTCTTCGATTTCCTTGATAAGCTTGCTTTCACGTAAATGAAGAGCAAGATTAATTTTCTGCTCACTTAAACGTGAGGCATACTCATTGTCATCGGCACAAGTTTCAACAACAGTGTCACGAGTTTTTGATCTTTCGATAAGTTCTGCAAGATTCTGTTCAAGGTGTTTTCTGATGAGAGCCCGGTGAGTCGAATTCATGATTTTCTCCATTTAGTTTTGGAATCATTTATTGTTTTTTGGACTATGAGGCTTATACATTTGGTGTTCTTACTTTAAATCTCGAAACCGTGACGGTTTTGATACAAATTCGCGTCACTTTTTTAGTGCAGATTTTTTTAAATTAATGGAGAATGTTATGGCTTTTGA is a window of Desulfovibrio sp. UCD-KL4C DNA encoding:
- a CDS encoding TraR/DksA family transcriptional regulator; translated protein: MNSTHRALIRKHLEQNLAELIERSKTRDTVVETCADDNEYASRLSEQKINLALHLRESKLIKEIEETLAKVDHYDFGICDDCGQEVGIARIKANPTARLCISCQARMEEESQFAWAG